A genomic stretch from Chloroflexota bacterium includes:
- a CDS encoding NADH-quinone oxidoreductase subunit A: MLGPLGVALAVFVGALGVLLLLWWIGDGPRRGAAGLTSSDRVPFAGGVPPGVHAWSRYHARYYVMALVFLAFDMEMVFMYPWAVVFVREGFVAFVEMGMFITILLLGVLYAWRERALDWS, from the coding sequence ATGCTCGGCCCACTCGGGGTCGCGCTCGCGGTCTTCGTCGGTGCGCTGGGCGTCCTGCTCCTGCTCTGGTGGATCGGCGACGGCCCGCGCCGGGGCGCGGCGGGGCTGACGTCCTCCGACCGCGTGCCGTTCGCCGGGGGCGTGCCGCCTGGGGTCCACGCCTGGAGCCGCTATCACGCTCGCTACTACGTGATGGCGCTGGTGTTCCTGGCCTTCGATATGGAGATGGTCTTCATGTACCCGTGGGCGGTCGTGTTCGTCCGCGAGGGCTTCGTCGCCTTCGTCGAGATGGGGATGTTCATCACGATCCTGCTACTCGGGGTGCTCTACGCGTGGCGGGAGCGGGCACTCGATTGGTCGTGA